One stretch of Cohnella algarum DNA includes these proteins:
- a CDS encoding type 1 glutamine amidotransferase domain-containing protein, with product MKQSVRKVAFLLADGYEDSEMKNPYDAIVENGNDPVIIGLAKNQELRGKKGTISYRSHLTAKEANPEDYEAVIIPGGKSPAALREDEAIVDFVKRANGKGIPIAAICHGPQVLARAGLLGGKTLTGYAGIRGEIEEAGGTFVDREVAVDGNLITSRGPQDEPAFIQAIIDKIGVSAY from the coding sequence ATGAAACAAAGCGTCCGTAAAGTCGCCTTCCTGCTTGCAGACGGCTACGAGGATTCCGAGATGAAAAATCCTTACGACGCGATCGTCGAAAACGGCAACGACCCCGTTATTATCGGCCTTGCCAAAAATCAGGAGCTGCGCGGGAAGAAGGGCACGATTTCCTACCGTTCCCACCTGACGGCCAAGGAAGCGAACCCGGAAGATTACGAAGCCGTTATCATCCCGGGCGGCAAGTCCCCCGCGGCGCTCCGCGAAGACGAAGCGATCGTCGACTTCGTCAAACGGGCGAACGGCAAGGGCATCCCGATCGCCGCGATCTGCCACGGCCCGCAAGTGCTGGCCAGGGCGGGCCTGCTCGGCGGCAAGACGCTGACGGGCTATGCCGGCATTCGCGGCGAGATCGAGGAGGCGGGCGGAACGTTCGTCGACCGGGAAGTCGCGGTGGACGGGAATCTCATCACGTCGCGCGGGCCGCAGGACGAGCCGGCTTTCATTCAGGCCATCATCGACAAGATCGGCGTCTCGGCATATTGA
- a CDS encoding phage tail sheath subtilisin-like domain-containing protein codes for MAGGNWSATDLPVLPGFYMAFRSAATAAIGQGARGTVIFPVKAHWGPVRQIVELGSENEAIEAFSADDSGGATAYATLRFGLLGGASKLLAYRLTDGTDAKASITLSDNATTPADVLKLEAKYSGERGNKFRVTVQANAVDSALKDLKLYEETKLLRTFTFADGSADAAVEAINGDAANKWIVASKVDDGNSTLAAVSGAALAGGNSGLSGIANGDYIEAFAAFETQSFNAVALDGVSDAALLASAAAWIARIREEGAGAILVVGGGIADDKAADAVGKAVARSAAMSSEGVVNVGAGVKLAGVEYSSAQTAAYVAGLIAGQSLSQSTTYAPAPFEDVTRRWTRSEQEQAVRGGVFLHVHDGRQVKALRGINTLVSPGEGQRNAWKKIRTIRVIDTINADLQRTAEDNYIGKVNNTEEGRLALIGACKQYLQTLAQAGVIEATGYDVYVDTSFAAEPDQVFLKWEAKLTDVVEQIFGTFIVQ; via the coding sequence ATGGCAGGAGGCAATTGGAGCGCGACGGATTTGCCGGTATTGCCCGGCTTTTATATGGCATTTCGCTCGGCGGCGACGGCGGCGATCGGACAAGGTGCGAGGGGAACGGTCATTTTCCCGGTAAAAGCCCATTGGGGACCGGTGCGTCAAATCGTCGAGCTGGGCAGCGAAAATGAAGCGATCGAGGCGTTTTCGGCCGACGATTCCGGCGGGGCGACGGCGTATGCGACGCTCCGGTTCGGCTTGCTGGGCGGCGCGAGCAAGCTGCTGGCGTACCGGCTGACCGACGGCACCGACGCGAAAGCGTCGATCACGCTCTCGGACAACGCGACGACGCCGGCCGACGTGCTGAAGCTCGAAGCGAAGTACAGCGGCGAGCGCGGCAACAAGTTCCGGGTGACGGTGCAGGCGAACGCGGTCGATTCCGCGCTCAAGGACTTGAAGCTGTACGAGGAAACGAAGCTTCTCCGCACGTTCACGTTCGCGGACGGCTCGGCGGATGCCGCCGTCGAGGCGATTAACGGCGACGCCGCCAACAAGTGGATCGTCGCGTCGAAGGTCGACGACGGAAACAGCACGCTTGCCGCCGTATCGGGGGCCGCGCTGGCCGGGGGCAATTCGGGCCTTTCCGGCATCGCCAACGGCGACTATATCGAAGCGTTCGCGGCTTTCGAGACGCAATCGTTCAACGCCGTGGCGCTGGACGGCGTGTCCGACGCGGCGCTGCTCGCCAGCGCGGCGGCATGGATCGCCCGCATCCGCGAGGAAGGCGCGGGCGCCATTCTTGTGGTCGGCGGCGGAATCGCCGACGACAAGGCGGCCGACGCCGTCGGCAAGGCCGTCGCCCGCAGCGCCGCCATGAGCAGCGAAGGCGTCGTCAACGTCGGCGCCGGCGTGAAGCTGGCCGGCGTCGAGTACAGCTCCGCCCAGACGGCCGCCTATGTCGCCGGCCTGATCGCGGGCCAGTCGCTTAGCCAATCGACGACGTACGCTCCGGCTCCGTTCGAGGACGTGACCCGGCGCTGGACCCGCTCCGAGCAGGAGCAGGCGGTGCGCGGCGGCGTGTTTCTCCACGTTCACGACGGCCGTCAGGTGAAGGCGCTGCGCGGCATCAACACGCTCGTCTCGCCGGGCGAAGGCCAAAGAAACGCCTGGAAAAAAATCCGCACGATCCGCGTCATCGACACGATCAATGCCGACCTCCAGCGCACGGCGGAGGACAACTATATCGGCAAAGTGAACAACACCGAGGAAGGCCGGCTTGCGCTGATCGGCGCGTGCAAGCAATATTTGCAGACGCTGGCCCAGGCGGGCGTCATCGAAGCGACCGGCTACGACGTCTACGTCGATACCTCCTTCGCGGCCGAGCCCGACCAGGTATTCCTCAAATGGGAAGCGAAGCTCACCGACGTGGTGGAACAAATTTTCGGCACGTTCATCGTGCAATAA
- a CDS encoding helix-turn-helix domain-containing protein, whose translation MTLGRRLRERRDSLGKTQLDAARDLGISNVQLSRYESDDRKPEPEMLLRFAEYYHTTADYLLGRTDEWQPNSSEAFEQFIRNPEHGIFFKDYLEAPEERKAEMRRFWEFIREKEKGRKPGDRQGE comes from the coding sequence ATGACGCTGGGCAGGCGGCTTCGCGAACGAAGAGACAGCTTGGGCAAAACGCAACTGGACGCGGCCAGAGACCTCGGCATCAGCAACGTGCAGCTTTCCCGTTACGAATCCGACGACCGCAAGCCGGAGCCGGAAATGCTCCTCAGGTTCGCGGAATATTATCATACGACGGCCGATTATTTGCTGGGCCGAACCGACGAATGGCAGCCGAACTCCTCGGAAGCGTTCGAGCAATTCATCCGGAACCCGGAGCACGGCATTTTTTTCAAGGACTACCTGGAAGCGCCGGAGGAGCGGAAAGCGGAGATGCGCAGATTCTGGGAGTTCATTCGGGAGAAAGAGAAAGGCCGCAAACCTGGAGATCGGCAAGGGGAATGA
- the amt gene encoding ammonium transporter, whose product MDNSLSSLQQTLDFVWLIFAGILVFSMQAGFTLVEAGLTRAKHSISVAMKNVADIMVAVLLFSLVGFPIMFGDTVGGWFGSSGFFLSGWDGDPWNWAMMFFQIVFAGTAATIVSGAIAERARLFAYLVGTAVVTVVIYPVVGHWVWGDVLNPDQQGWLDELGFMDFAGSTVVHSVGGWVALAAAIAIGPRIGKYEPNGKSNRFSASNLVLAALGVFLLWFGWFGFNAGSTTLASPDIALITLNTALGGAAGGFLAMAASWIVDRRPRAEDMLNGILGGLVSVTAGCNVFTPLHSLLAGAIGGLLVVAAIRFIDHVLKVDDAVGAIGVHGVCGAWGTLAVGIFGEADKLAAGSRWEQIGVQALGAGVVFVWAFVLGFVVYWLLKKTIRLRVGREDELIGLNISEHGARTSLLDTVRAMNEIASEKIDLTRKLEIEPGDDTEELNRSFNYLLDKIGQLVDQVKGQTGFVHSSSEQMMKLSRQLNDNSNLQDESVRQAYDYFQQMQARMKSEMETDREALAAFEQSIAIMNGISQDMRSTREQMNEMAANIGTMEAGLAEAGEAMRRLSEAMSEISASSGRSESVIATIDDISKQIGLLALNAGIEAARAGQYGQGFAVVAQEVKKLSGETQLSTQNIRELMLRMGAAVVSGRESSAHFRQTFEYLNEELSRIPEKVKRTASEIESMYQKARGFTDEVEELQANASAMKDARRRQYDELEAMMNRMRRVLDQIEENRAFTSQIGDRVLELRGQSGTLDLTMQKFKTKPELIH is encoded by the coding sequence ATGGATAATTCCCTCTCATCCTTGCAGCAAACGCTGGACTTTGTCTGGCTGATTTTCGCGGGCATTCTCGTGTTTTCCATGCAGGCGGGGTTCACGTTGGTCGAAGCCGGGCTCACGAGGGCCAAGCACTCCATCAGCGTCGCGATGAAAAACGTAGCCGACATCATGGTCGCCGTTTTGCTTTTTTCGCTGGTCGGCTTTCCCATCATGTTCGGCGATACGGTCGGCGGCTGGTTCGGCTCGAGCGGATTCTTTTTATCGGGATGGGACGGCGATCCGTGGAACTGGGCGATGATGTTCTTTCAAATCGTCTTCGCCGGCACGGCGGCCACCATCGTTTCGGGAGCGATCGCCGAACGGGCCCGGCTGTTCGCCTATTTAGTGGGAACGGCGGTCGTGACCGTGGTCATCTATCCGGTCGTCGGCCACTGGGTTTGGGGCGACGTGCTGAATCCGGACCAGCAGGGATGGCTGGACGAGCTTGGCTTTATGGATTTTGCCGGCTCAACGGTCGTCCATTCGGTCGGCGGCTGGGTGGCGTTGGCCGCGGCGATCGCGATCGGTCCCCGGATCGGCAAGTACGAGCCGAACGGGAAGAGCAACCGCTTCTCGGCCTCGAATTTGGTGTTGGCGGCGCTTGGGGTGTTTTTGCTGTGGTTCGGGTGGTTCGGCTTCAACGCCGGCTCGACGACGCTCGCCAGCCCCGATATTGCGCTCATTACGCTGAACACGGCGCTGGGCGGAGCGGCCGGGGGCTTCCTGGCGATGGCGGCAAGCTGGATCGTCGACCGGCGTCCGCGTGCGGAGGATATGCTGAACGGCATTCTCGGCGGCCTGGTATCGGTCACGGCGGGCTGCAACGTGTTTACCCCGCTTCATTCGCTGCTTGCCGGCGCGATCGGCGGGCTGCTCGTCGTCGCGGCGATCCGTTTTATCGATCACGTGCTGAAGGTGGACGATGCGGTCGGCGCGATCGGGGTTCACGGCGTTTGCGGGGCGTGGGGAACGCTGGCCGTCGGGATTTTCGGCGAAGCGGACAAGCTCGCGGCCGGATCGCGCTGGGAACAGATCGGCGTTCAGGCGCTTGGGGCCGGCGTCGTGTTCGTTTGGGCGTTCGTCCTCGGGTTTGTCGTCTACTGGCTGCTGAAGAAAACGATCCGGCTTCGCGTTGGCCGGGAGGACGAGCTGATCGGCCTGAACATTTCCGAGCACGGAGCAAGGACGTCGCTGCTCGACACGGTGCGGGCAATGAACGAAATCGCCTCGGAAAAAATCGATCTCACGCGCAAGCTGGAAATCGAGCCGGGAGACGATACGGAGGAACTGAACCGTTCGTTTAACTATTTGTTGGACAAAATCGGCCAGCTTGTCGATCAGGTGAAAGGGCAGACCGGATTCGTCCATTCCAGCTCCGAGCAGATGATGAAGCTGAGCCGGCAGCTGAACGACAACTCCAATCTGCAGGACGAATCCGTAAGGCAGGCGTACGATTATTTTCAACAGATGCAGGCGCGGATGAAGTCGGAAATGGAGACGGACCGGGAAGCGCTGGCCGCGTTCGAACAGTCTATTGCGATCATGAACGGCATTTCGCAGGATATGCGCTCGACCCGGGAGCAGATGAACGAAATGGCAGCGAACATCGGCACGATGGAGGCGGGGCTCGCCGAAGCCGGCGAAGCGATGCGGCGCCTGTCGGAAGCGATGAGCGAGATTTCGGCGTCTTCGGGCCGGAGCGAATCGGTGATCGCTACGATCGACGACATCTCCAAACAGATCGGGCTGCTCGCGCTGAACGCGGGCATCGAAGCCGCGCGGGCGGGGCAATACGGCCAGGGCTTCGCGGTTGTCGCGCAGGAAGTCAAGAAGCTGTCCGGGGAAACGCAGCTGTCCACGCAAAACATTCGCGAGCTGATGCTCCGAATGGGGGCTGCCGTCGTCAGCGGCCGCGAAAGCTCGGCTCATTTCCGCCAAACGTTCGAATACTTGAATGAGGAACTGTCGCGAATTCCCGAGAAGGTGAAGCGCACGGCGTCGGAAATCGAATCGATGTACCAGAAGGCGCGGGGATTCACGGACGAAGTCGAGGAACTGCAGGCGAACGCTTCCGCCATGAAGGACGCCCGCCGGCGTCAATACGACGAACTGGAAGCGATGATGAACCGGATGCGGCGCGTGCTCGACCAAATCGAGGAAAACCGCGCGTTCACCTCGCAAATCGGCGATCGGGTACTGGAGCTGCGGGGCCAAAGCGGCACGCTTGACCTGACGATGCAGAAGTTCAAGACGAAGCCGGAATTGATTCACTAA
- a CDS encoding phage tail tube protein, with protein sequence MMDPTRAILGTYGQVFVDGVWQTNINHLEAAVEVEKRELKLSGSEWTVHKLGAKKGTGTMSGFKVTSDMIRRGFAKFEIINKLSDPEAYGFERVKLIGCVADRIQLANWTAGEEVTEETAFTFEGYELLDPIVAG encoded by the coding sequence ATGATGGATCCGACCAGAGCCATTCTCGGCACGTACGGGCAAGTTTTCGTTGACGGGGTGTGGCAAACGAACATCAATCATCTGGAAGCCGCGGTCGAAGTGGAAAAGCGCGAACTGAAGCTGTCCGGTTCGGAATGGACCGTGCACAAGCTCGGCGCGAAAAAAGGCACCGGCACGATGAGCGGCTTCAAGGTGACGAGCGACATGATCCGCCGCGGTTTCGCGAAATTCGAGATCATCAACAAGCTGAGCGATCCCGAGGCTTACGGCTTCGAGCGCGTCAAGCTGATCGGCTGCGTGGCCGACCGCATTCAGCTGGCCAACTGGACGGCGGGCGAGGAAGTGACGGAGGAGACGGCCTTCACGTTCGAAGGCTACGAGCTGCTCGACCCGATCGTGGCGGGCTAA
- a CDS encoding phage tail assembly chaperone has product MATELEQMTEEQVLQRLLDADKVPERTVLLERLGIPVKLRGLTGKQVFGIRERCTERKEKRGQTIERLDEELFNVSLIAASTASPGWGNPQLLAKFQASSAEEVIKRILLAGELSALGDVVLDLSGFNTELEDVKN; this is encoded by the coding sequence ATGGCAACGGAATTGGAACAGATGACGGAGGAGCAGGTGCTGCAGCGCCTGCTTGACGCCGATAAAGTTCCGGAACGGACGGTGCTGCTGGAGCGGCTCGGCATTCCGGTCAAGCTGCGAGGGCTGACCGGCAAGCAGGTGTTCGGCATTCGCGAGCGCTGCACGGAACGGAAGGAGAAGCGGGGCCAGACGATCGAGCGGCTGGACGAAGAACTGTTCAACGTGTCGCTGATCGCGGCCAGCACCGCTTCTCCCGGCTGGGGCAATCCGCAGCTGCTGGCGAAGTTCCAGGCAAGCAGCGCCGAGGAGGTCATCAAGCGAATCCTGCTCGCGGGCGAGCTGTCCGCGCTCGGCGACGTCGTTCTGGACCTGTCCGGCTTCAATACGGAGCTTGAAGACGTAAAAAACTGA
- a CDS encoding sigma factor-like helix-turn-helix DNA-binding protein has product MEKEATVRGNKADLGKATAETYRETRRGLLLAADRLTRGIAALEPVRTIEQMDELLELERQRKLVIEMIASCNYVIEWLETGRRPGNRRGIERRSGVQREILTDPARLPAAAAADSRTAADEAGGSERQSRIEAAMAGLTERERDCYVLAHAQCYSNAEIAGLLRISKSSVSTYVLRAQRKISANVGGMFLVG; this is encoded by the coding sequence ATGGAAAAGGAAGCGACCGTAAGGGGAAACAAGGCGGATTTGGGGAAGGCGACGGCCGAAACGTACCGGGAGACGAGAAGAGGGCTGCTGCTGGCGGCCGACCGGCTCACGAGGGGGATCGCGGCCCTGGAGCCGGTTCGGACGATCGAGCAAATGGACGAGCTGCTCGAACTGGAACGGCAGCGCAAGCTCGTGATCGAGATGATCGCAAGCTGCAATTATGTCATCGAATGGCTGGAAACCGGGAGAAGGCCGGGCAACCGGCGGGGAATCGAGCGGCGGTCGGGCGTTCAGCGCGAAATATTGACGGATCCGGCCCGGCTGCCCGCCGCGGCCGCGGCCGATTCCCGGACAGCAGCCGACGAGGCGGGCGGGAGCGAGCGGCAGAGCCGGATCGAAGCCGCCATGGCGGGACTCACCGAACGGGAACGAGACTGCTACGTGCTCGCCCACGCCCAGTGCTACTCCAATGCGGAAATCGCCGGCCTGCTCCGCATCAGCAAGTCCAGCGTCTCCACCTACGTGCTGCGGGCGCAGCGGAAAATTTCGGCGAACGTCGGCGGCATGTTCCTCGTCGGATGA
- a CDS encoding ImmA/IrrE family metallo-endopeptidase — MLRYYQPTPFEEWIENLWRKAGIATPEQLTIDEVAARLNVWVHYLNVSSRALEWTGMRSILIDKRLSRAEQWGDFLHELCHILRHAGNQTLMPRSFLEHQEAEANRFALYASMPYYMLKKIRLPERRSEAIAHIASRFGVTFSLASRRLDQIQRRTFEAILWAEFGRLELERQQRLRCSGQRP, encoded by the coding sequence ATGCTGCGATACTACCAGCCGACTCCGTTCGAAGAATGGATTGAAAATTTGTGGCGAAAAGCCGGCATCGCGACGCCCGAGCAGCTGACAATCGACGAGGTGGCGGCCCGGCTCAACGTTTGGGTTCACTATTTGAACGTTTCGAGCCGGGCGCTCGAATGGACGGGCATGCGCTCCATCCTGATCGACAAGCGGCTGAGCCGGGCCGAGCAGTGGGGGGACTTTCTTCACGAGCTGTGCCATATTTTGCGGCATGCGGGCAATCAGACGTTGATGCCCCGTTCTTTTCTGGAGCATCAGGAGGCCGAAGCGAACCGGTTCGCGCTGTATGCGTCCATGCCTTATTACATGTTGAAAAAGATCCGCCTGCCCGAACGGCGAAGCGAAGCGATCGCTCACATCGCCTCCAGGTTCGGCGTGACCTTCTCGCTTGCGAGCCGGCGTCTGGACCAAATTCAACGCCGCACGTTCGAAGCGATTTTGTGGGCGGAATTCGGACGGCTGGAGCTCGAGCGCCAACAGCGGCTTCGCTGCTCCGGCCAGCGGCCGTGA